The Pseudarthrobacter sulfonivorans genome includes a window with the following:
- a CDS encoding fibronectin type III domain-containing protein, giving the protein MPAPSTFGPSGKSLVQSSDTHLPREDFRKIRSSTPIKAAKGMSTHPKHHQDVRKLSMFYTLMNPANHRDTRPAAKAGRRFKILLALCLSLPILGLLGLSPANASGPVGQPTLPAAPLAPSTPTAVHNGSTQVTLTWTDRSTNELVFGVQYRDHGGAWKNAPSLPSTSISTTGKTYTITHAVPYGTIFCYHISAANLGGVKYSPEACAVPAAPSRPTNLRVTLIGANSVGLSFGRSVVWEWGYGLYTKRAGDSSWVLNKVLVSRPPSSATEQMLADNLIWGQDYCFRVVAMNSRGQSLPSNEVCATPDYVME; this is encoded by the coding sequence ATGCCCGCCCCGTCTACTTTCGGGCCCAGCGGAAAATCGCTTGTCCAGTCAAGCGATACACACCTGCCACGCGAGGACTTTAGAAAAATCAGGTCCAGCACGCCTATAAAGGCGGCGAAAGGCATGTCCACACATCCCAAGCATCACCAGGACGTTAGGAAGCTTTCCATGTTTTACACTCTCATGAACCCGGCCAACCACCGTGATACCCGGCCGGCAGCCAAGGCTGGCCGACGATTCAAGATACTGCTCGCCTTGTGCCTATCACTGCCAATTTTGGGCCTACTGGGTCTATCACCGGCCAATGCATCCGGCCCCGTTGGGCAGCCGACACTGCCTGCTGCCCCGCTGGCCCCTAGCACGCCGACGGCGGTCCACAACGGCAGCACGCAGGTGACGCTGACCTGGACGGACAGGTCGACCAATGAGCTTGTGTTCGGGGTCCAGTACCGCGACCACGGAGGGGCATGGAAAAACGCCCCCAGCCTGCCCAGCACGTCAATCAGCACCACAGGCAAGACCTACACAATCACTCACGCGGTGCCCTATGGGACGATCTTTTGCTACCACATCAGTGCAGCCAACCTGGGCGGAGTCAAATACAGCCCGGAGGCATGCGCAGTTCCGGCAGCACCGTCCCGACCGACGAATCTTCGAGTCACGCTCATAGGGGCTAATTCTGTTGGGCTCTCATTCGGCCGCTCCGTTGTCTGGGAGTGGGGCTACGGCCTCTACACCAAGCGGGCCGGGGATAGTTCTTGGGTGCTCAACAAAGTGCTGGTATCACGGCCACCGAGTTCGGCAACGGAGCAAATGCTAGCGGACAACTTGATTTGGGGCCAGGACTACTGCTTCCGAGTGGTCGCAATGAACAGCCGGGGCCAGTCACTGCCATCCAATGAAGTGTGCGCCACTCCGGACTATGTTATGGAATAG
- the nrdE gene encoding class 1b ribonucleoside-diphosphate reductase subunit alpha — translation MPAAYKGLGYHELNAMLNLYGPNGEIQFEADREAAHQYFLQHVNNNTVFFHDLEEKLDYLVKNQYYERETLDQYTMNFIRELYNRAYKKKFRFETFLGAFKFYTSYTLKTFDGNRFLERYEDRVCMVALHLARGDEKLALQMVDEIIEGRFQPATPTFLNAGKRQRGELVSCFLLRIEDNMESIGRSINSALQLSKRGGGVAFALTNIREVGAPIKQIENQSSGVIPVMKLLEDSFSYANQLGARQGAGAVYLHAHHPDIYRFLDTKRENADEKIRIKTLSLGVVIPDITFELAKKDEDMYLFSPYDVERVYGMPFSDVSVTEKYYEMVDDSRIKKTKIKAREFFQTLAEIQFESGYPYIMFEDTVNRENPIDGKIIMSNLCSEILQVSQPTTYHDDLSYDQTGKDISCNLGSLNIAKAMDSPDFGLTIETAIRSLSAVSDMSNITSVPSIARGNDQSHAIGLGQMNLHGYLARERVHYGSEEGLDFTNIYFYSVVYHAVRASNLLSIQTGQTFGGFEKSKYASGEFFDKYTEQEWVPQTEKVAELFKTIHIPTQDDWRELKASVMEHGIYNQNLQAVPPTGSISYINNSTSSIHPVASKIEIRKEGKLGRVYYPAPYLTNDNLEYYQDAYELGYEKVIDTYAAATQHVDQGLSLTLFFKDTATTRDINRAQIYAWKKGIKTIYYIRLRQLALEGTEVDNCVSCML, via the coding sequence ATGCCGGCCGCCTATAAGGGCCTGGGCTATCACGAGCTCAACGCCATGCTGAACCTGTACGGTCCGAACGGCGAGATCCAGTTCGAGGCCGACCGCGAGGCTGCACACCAGTACTTCCTGCAGCACGTGAACAACAACACCGTCTTTTTCCATGACCTGGAAGAGAAGCTCGACTACCTGGTGAAGAACCAGTACTACGAGCGCGAAACCCTCGACCAGTACACGATGAACTTCATCCGCGAGCTCTACAACCGCGCGTACAAAAAGAAGTTCCGCTTCGAGACTTTCCTGGGCGCGTTCAAGTTCTACACGTCCTACACGCTGAAGACGTTCGACGGCAATCGATTCCTGGAGCGCTACGAGGACCGCGTCTGCATGGTGGCCCTGCACCTGGCCCGCGGCGACGAAAAGCTCGCCCTGCAGATGGTGGACGAGATCATCGAAGGCCGCTTCCAACCGGCCACCCCCACGTTCCTGAACGCCGGCAAGCGCCAGCGTGGCGAGCTGGTTTCCTGCTTCCTGCTCCGCATCGAAGACAACATGGAGTCGATCGGCCGGTCCATCAACTCGGCGCTGCAGCTGTCCAAGCGCGGCGGCGGTGTGGCGTTCGCGCTGACCAACATCCGCGAAGTCGGCGCCCCGATCAAGCAGATCGAGAACCAGTCCTCCGGCGTCATCCCCGTGATGAAGCTCCTCGAGGACAGCTTCTCCTACGCCAACCAGCTCGGTGCCCGTCAGGGTGCCGGTGCGGTGTACCTGCACGCGCACCACCCGGACATTTACCGCTTCCTGGACACCAAGCGCGAGAACGCGGATGAGAAGATCCGCATCAAGACCCTCTCGCTGGGTGTTGTCATCCCGGACATCACGTTCGAGCTGGCCAAGAAGGACGAGGACATGTACCTGTTCTCCCCGTACGACGTCGAGCGCGTCTACGGCATGCCGTTCTCCGACGTCTCGGTCACCGAGAAGTACTACGAGATGGTGGACGATTCCCGGATCAAGAAGACCAAGATCAAGGCGCGCGAGTTCTTCCAGACCCTCGCCGAGATCCAGTTCGAATCCGGCTACCCGTACATCATGTTCGAGGACACCGTGAACCGGGAAAACCCGATCGACGGCAAGATCATCATGTCCAACCTGTGCTCGGAAATCCTCCAGGTTTCCCAGCCCACCACGTACCACGATGACCTGTCCTACGACCAGACCGGCAAGGACATCTCCTGCAACCTGGGCTCGCTGAACATCGCGAAGGCTATGGACAGCCCGGACTTCGGCCTGACCATCGAGACGGCCATCCGGTCCCTCTCGGCGGTCTCGGACATGTCCAACATCACCTCGGTGCCGTCCATCGCCCGCGGCAACGACCAGTCCCACGCCATCGGCCTGGGCCAGATGAACCTGCACGGCTACCTGGCCCGCGAGCGGGTCCACTACGGTTCCGAAGAGGGCCTGGACTTCACCAACATCTACTTCTACTCGGTGGTGTACCACGCGGTCCGCGCCTCCAACCTGCTGTCCATCCAGACCGGACAGACCTTCGGCGGCTTCGAGAAGTCCAAGTACGCCTCGGGCGAGTTCTTCGACAAGTACACGGAGCAGGAGTGGGTGCCGCAGACCGAGAAGGTCGCGGAGCTGTTCAAGACCATCCACATCCCCACCCAGGATGACTGGCGCGAGCTGAAGGCCTCCGTTATGGAGCACGGCATCTACAACCAGAACCTGCAGGCCGTCCCGCCGACGGGCTCGATCTCCTACATCAACAACTCCACCTCCTCGATCCACCCGGTGGCGTCCAAGATCGAGATCCGCAAGGAAGGCAAGCTGGGCCGCGTGTACTACCCGGCGCCGTACCTGACGAACGACAACCTGGAGTACTACCAGGACGCGTACGAGCTCGGCTACGAGAAGGTCATCGACACCTACGCCGCCGCCACCCAGCACGTGGACCAGGGCCTGTCCCTGACGCTGTTCTTCAAGGACACGGCCACCACGCGCGACATCAACCGGGCCCAGATCTACGCCTGGAAGAAGGGCATCAAGACCATCTACTACATCCGTCTCCGCCAGCTCGCGCTGGAGGGAACTGAGGTGGACAACTGCGTCAGCTGCATGCTGTGA
- the nrdH gene encoding glutaredoxin-like protein NrdH, which translates to MTVTVYTKPACVQCNATYRALDKKGITYQSVDISQDAEALERLKALGYMQAPVVVTDQDHWSGFRPDKIEELALSAVSSVA; encoded by the coding sequence ATGACCGTTACGGTTTACACCAAACCTGCGTGTGTACAGTGCAACGCAACCTACCGTGCGCTGGACAAAAAGGGCATCACTTACCAGAGCGTTGACATCTCCCAGGACGCCGAGGCCCTCGAGCGCCTGAAGGCGCTGGGCTACATGCAGGCACCTGTTGTAGTCACGGATCAGGACCACTGGTCAGGCTTCCGCCCGGACAAGATCGAGGAACTGGCACTGTCTGCCGTTTCCTCCGTGGCCTAA
- a CDS encoding RICIN domain-containing protein, with amino-acid sequence MSIFESAGSGRKTPAGLTGLPHVTRRQTLMAGAGLLAATALPAAAAHANPLAPSQIGSSAAALQGRYTIQQEYNRLFVDAHESANQDYRLVTRGPQSNDTQRWLLNPVGHVFTIQQASTHRFVDAHETADRGLDFGVVTREWQNNDTQRWIAISLGNDRYTLQQLSTRRFVDAYVTKDQDFRLVTRERQNNDSQRWIIRPLGNGTFTLQQEINGLFVDAHESADLDFRLVTRDPQNHPSQFWILNSVGRVHTIQQASNGRFVDAHETADQGLDFGLVTRERQNNDSQHWVTISLGNDRYTLQQLSNGRFVDAYLSTDPNFRFMVTRERQNSSTQRWIILPG; translated from the coding sequence ATGTCTATATTCGAAAGTGCAGGAAGCGGGAGAAAAACTCCTGCCGGACTCACCGGACTTCCTCACGTAACCAGGCGACAAACACTAATGGCTGGAGCGGGGCTTCTGGCCGCAACAGCGTTGCCCGCCGCCGCGGCCCACGCGAACCCCTTGGCGCCCAGTCAAATAGGTTCCTCCGCCGCCGCCTTGCAGGGACGGTACACGATCCAGCAAGAATATAACCGCCTCTTCGTCGATGCCCATGAATCCGCGAATCAGGATTACCGCCTCGTCACCCGCGGTCCGCAGAGCAATGACACGCAACGCTGGCTACTGAATCCTGTCGGACATGTTTTCACCATCCAGCAGGCGAGCACCCACCGCTTCGTCGACGCCCATGAAACCGCGGATCGTGGACTTGACTTCGGCGTCGTTACGCGCGAATGGCAGAACAATGACACCCAACGCTGGATTGCTATCTCGCTGGGCAACGACAGATACACCCTTCAGCAGCTCAGCACCCGCCGCTTCGTCGATGCTTATGTAACCAAGGATCAGGACTTCCGCCTCGTTACCCGCGAACGGCAGAACAACGACAGCCAACGCTGGATTATCAGACCCCTGGGCAACGGCACATTCACTCTTCAGCAGGAGATCAATGGCCTCTTCGTCGACGCCCATGAATCCGCGGATCTGGACTTCCGCCTCGTCACCCGCGATCCGCAAAACCACCCAAGTCAATTCTGGATTCTGAATTCCGTTGGACGTGTCCACACGATCCAGCAGGCGAGCAACGGCCGCTTCGTTGACGCCCATGAAACCGCGGATCAGGGACTTGACTTCGGCCTCGTTACGCGCGAACGGCAGAACAATGACAGCCAACACTGGGTGACGATCTCCCTGGGCAACGACAGATACACGCTCCAGCAGCTCAGCAACGGCCGCTTCGTCGACGCCTATCTATCCACAGATCCGAACTTCCGCTTCATGGTTACCCGCGAACGGCAGAACAGCAGCACACAACGCTGGATTATCCTTCCAGGCTGA
- the nrdF gene encoding class 1b ribonucleoside-diphosphate reductase subunit beta, producing the protein MTEKLKLLSHVEAINWNRIQDDKDVDVWNRLVNNFWLPEKIPLSNDVQSWATLTPDEQQLTMRVFTGLTLLDTIQGTVGAVSLIPDAITPHEEAVYTNIAFMESVHAKSYSSIFSTLASTKEIDEAFRWSTENVNLQKKAQIVMDYYQGDDPLKRKVASTLLESFLFYSGFYLPMYWSSRAKLTNTADLIRLIIRDEAVHGYYIGYKFQKGLEGLSEERKQEIKDYTFELLFELYENEVQYTHDLYDSVGLAEDVKKFLHYNANKALMNLGYEAMFPASVTDVNPAILSALSPNADENHDFFSGSGSSYVIGKAVNTEDDDWDF; encoded by the coding sequence TTGACCGAGAAGCTCAAGTTACTGAGCCATGTTGAAGCCATCAACTGGAACCGCATCCAGGACGATAAGGACGTAGACGTCTGGAACCGTCTGGTCAACAACTTCTGGCTGCCCGAGAAGATCCCGCTCTCCAACGACGTGCAGTCGTGGGCCACGCTGACTCCGGACGAGCAGCAGCTCACCATGCGCGTGTTCACGGGCCTGACCCTGCTGGACACCATCCAGGGCACCGTCGGCGCCGTTTCTTTGATTCCGGACGCAATCACCCCGCACGAGGAAGCCGTCTACACGAACATTGCGTTCATGGAGTCCGTGCACGCCAAGAGCTACTCCTCGATCTTCTCCACGCTGGCCTCCACCAAGGAGATCGACGAGGCATTCCGCTGGTCCACGGAGAACGTGAACCTTCAGAAGAAGGCCCAGATCGTCATGGACTACTACCAGGGCGACGATCCGCTGAAGCGCAAGGTGGCCTCCACGCTGCTGGAGTCCTTCCTGTTCTACTCGGGCTTCTACCTGCCGATGTACTGGTCCTCACGGGCAAAGCTGACGAACACGGCCGACCTGATCCGCCTGATCATCCGCGACGAAGCCGTCCACGGCTACTACATCGGCTACAAGTTCCAGAAGGGCCTGGAAGGTCTCTCCGAGGAGCGCAAGCAGGAGATCAAGGACTACACGTTCGAGCTGCTCTTCGAGCTGTACGAGAACGAGGTCCAGTACACTCACGACCTCTACGATTCCGTTGGCCTGGCCGAGGACGTCAAGAAGTTCCTGCACTACAACGCCAACAAAGCACTGATGAACCTGGGCTACGAGGCCATGTTCCCGGCTTCAGTCACCGACGTGAACCCGGCCATCCTCTCGGCCCTGTCACCGAATGCCGACGAAAACCACGACTTCTTCTCTGGGTCCGGTTCGTCGTACGTCATCGGCAAGGCCGTCAACACTGAGGATGACGACTGGGACTTCTAG
- a CDS encoding ATP-binding protein, which produces MATSQERLGLAGETLRTLGGLGIPKPGPAEIPALLQSDSVNLMVERASAVRPGFRLDHSNSQAIITICQRLDGLPLAIELAAALVNSLDVHIIAQRLNDRFDLLNGSTHAPLARHQTLRAVADWSYGLLNRAERQLFDSLAVFVGGFTLEAAESLTDSHEQSGDPVAMTLSRLVDKSLVVSEDRGVSGRRYRLLDSLRLFGLERLQSNNQLERMRMLHASYYLIVAEHAASALRGPDQETWLDRLSLDHDNLRSALEISMQIRDFETAARIAGSLYPFWDLHGHYSEGRRWIEQVLRPGRDISNQARTRVLLGEATLAVIQGDPLTTMSACREAVGLARGTGDRASLAHALQYLGLCSMFQGELDEADSFLKESLENAITAKDSWLESWAFVFMTSVALCRAQYELTGTLAEQCLSASGPHQDPECTGWATLALGVSHWYAGNLTQAVPYFSEGFQIFQRLGGLWGLSLAIFMAAEVSGARRNTEQQVILMGAAEHLRTAIGAASHPFLVRWLEQASQTARTILGDDEYAREWQEGDQLPLATAISLARSELETPFFSQLPVPEASRRPAAS; this is translated from the coding sequence TTGGCGACAAGCCAGGAGAGGCTCGGTCTTGCAGGAGAAACTCTGCGGACCCTCGGCGGCCTGGGCATACCCAAACCCGGTCCTGCGGAAATTCCGGCCCTGCTGCAATCCGACTCGGTTAATCTCATGGTGGAACGGGCGTCGGCCGTTCGTCCCGGATTCCGACTCGACCACAGCAACAGCCAGGCGATCATTACGATATGCCAAAGGCTGGATGGGCTGCCCCTCGCCATTGAATTGGCGGCCGCGCTGGTGAACTCCCTAGATGTTCACATCATCGCTCAGCGCCTGAACGACCGATTTGACCTCCTGAACGGCTCAACGCACGCACCGCTCGCCAGACATCAAACACTGCGGGCCGTAGCAGATTGGAGCTATGGACTCCTGAACCGGGCCGAACGACAACTTTTCGACAGCCTTGCCGTATTCGTCGGAGGGTTCACTCTCGAGGCTGCAGAGTCGCTCACCGATTCACACGAACAATCAGGGGATCCAGTCGCCATGACTCTTAGCCGCTTAGTGGACAAATCACTAGTCGTCAGTGAGGACCGTGGTGTTTCGGGGCGCCGCTACCGACTGCTCGACAGTCTGCGCCTGTTCGGACTGGAGCGACTGCAATCGAACAACCAGTTGGAACGCATGCGGATGCTTCATGCGTCCTACTACCTCATTGTGGCGGAACATGCAGCATCTGCGCTGCGAGGCCCCGACCAGGAGACATGGCTGGATCGCCTCAGTCTGGACCATGACAACCTTCGTTCGGCACTTGAAATATCGATGCAGATCCGTGATTTTGAAACGGCAGCGCGCATTGCGGGATCTCTGTATCCATTTTGGGACCTGCACGGCCACTACAGCGAAGGTCGTCGTTGGATAGAACAGGTCCTCCGGCCTGGTCGCGACATCTCAAACCAAGCCCGCACTCGGGTCCTTCTCGGTGAAGCGACGCTTGCAGTCATTCAAGGAGACCCTCTCACCACAATGAGCGCCTGCAGGGAGGCCGTCGGCTTGGCCCGCGGAACCGGAGACCGTGCCTCCCTGGCCCATGCTCTGCAGTACCTTGGCTTATGTTCCATGTTCCAAGGCGAACTTGACGAGGCCGATAGCTTCCTTAAAGAGTCGCTGGAGAACGCCATTACTGCCAAAGACTCGTGGCTTGAGAGCTGGGCTTTCGTCTTCATGACCAGCGTGGCTCTCTGTCGTGCTCAATACGAACTGACCGGAACCCTCGCAGAGCAATGCCTCTCAGCCAGCGGTCCGCACCAGGATCCGGAGTGCACGGGGTGGGCGACACTCGCCCTCGGCGTCTCCCACTGGTACGCCGGAAACCTGACCCAAGCCGTTCCGTACTTCAGTGAGGGATTCCAGATCTTCCAAAGACTCGGCGGACTTTGGGGCCTGTCACTTGCGATCTTCATGGCAGCCGAAGTGTCAGGTGCCCGAAGAAACACTGAGCAGCAGGTCATCCTGATGGGCGCGGCAGAGCATCTGCGAACCGCAATCGGCGCCGCATCGCACCCGTTCCTAGTCCGTTGGCTCGAGCAAGCCAGTCAGACAGCACGAACGATCCTCGGAGACGACGAGTACGCCCGGGAATGGCAGGAAGGTGACCAATTGCCGCTGGCAACAGCCATCTCTCTAGCGCGGAGTGAACTTGAGACGCCGTTCTTCTCCCAACTCCCAGTCCCTGAGGCCTCTCGCAGGCCAGCAGCGAGCTAA
- the nrdI gene encoding class Ib ribonucleoside-diphosphate reductase assembly flavoprotein NrdI, whose translation MSALAVARAQVAPLAPVTTQSQLIYFSSTSENTSRFVAKLGCELARIPLHAKDAPLLATRPYVLVVPTYGGTGGEGSVPKQVIRFLNDPQNRQLIRGVIGAGNTNFGDNYCMAADIIAAKCNVPRLYRFELMGTPEDVARVHNGLDTFWTRLSQTQK comes from the coding sequence GTGTCAGCACTGGCAGTAGCCAGGGCCCAGGTGGCCCCGTTGGCGCCTGTCACCACACAGAGCCAGCTCATCTACTTTTCCTCCACCTCCGAGAACACCAGCCGCTTTGTCGCGAAGCTCGGATGTGAGCTGGCACGGATCCCGCTCCATGCAAAGGATGCACCCCTTCTCGCCACCCGGCCTTACGTCCTGGTAGTGCCGACGTACGGGGGCACCGGGGGAGAGGGCTCCGTGCCCAAGCAGGTGATCCGCTTTCTGAACGACCCGCAGAACAGGCAACTGATCCGTGGGGTTATCGGTGCAGGCAACACAAACTTCGGGGACAACTACTGCATGGCCGCGGACATTATTGCCGCCAAGTGCAACGTCCCCCGGCTTTACAGATTTGAACTAATGGGCACGCCAGAAGACGTCGCCCGCGTACACAATGGATTGGACACGTTTTGGACACGACTGTCGCAGACACAGAAGTAA